The genome window CCGTAGATGTCGACGGCGGAGGTCTGCGGCTGGCCCTCGGCGGACTCGGGGGCGACGTACGTGGGTGTGCCGACGAACTCGCTGGTCCGGGTCAGGCCCGGGGAGTCGGCGAGGCGGGCGATGCCGAAGTCCGTCAGCATCGGGTGCATCTCGCCGCCGCCCTGCCTGAGCAGCACGTTCGCGGGCTTGAGGTCGCGGTGGACGACGCCGTCGGCGTGGCTGGCGGCGAGCGCGTCGGCGATCTGGGCGGTGAGCAGGGCCGCGCCGACCGGCGAGAACGGGCCGTTCTCCCGGAGGTAGCGGTGCAGGTCGGGGCCCTCGATCAGGTCCATGACCAGGGCCAGCAGATCGCCCTCGACGACGAGGTCCCGCACCCGGACGATGTTCGGGTGGGTCAGCCGGAGCAGCACGGAGCGCTCCCGCAGGAACCGCATCACGATGTCCGCGTCGCTCGCGAGTTCTTCCTTGAGGACCTTGATCGCCACGGTCTCGCCGGGGTGGCCGGGAACGGCCGCCTCGGCTCCCGCGGTCTCCCGCTGGCGGGCGCGCCAGACAGTGCCTGTGGCGCCGCGTCCAATGGGCTCCTCCAGGAGGTACTTGCTCCCTACCGGCCGCACGTCATGCGCTCCCTGCTGCTTGCTTGCCTGGTCACGCCCTGGAGTCCTGCGGACGTTCCGACCACTGTAGTGCGGCCGTCCACGGGACCGGGCTGTTCGCTTCCCGACTCTTCCTGCCCACTCTGTCCGCTTGCTGTGGCTTGAGCACGTACGGGCACCCGTGTGCGTTCGGTGGAAAGACGCTCCCCCATGGGCGGTTGGTTGCCGTGCGGGGGTGTACGGGGTTCCGGATGCGGACGTGAGCGATCCCGAATACGGCCGCGATACGGACGTGACCGATCTCAAGTGATCAACTACTGGGCACTGGTCAGGCACTTTTGGGGGCAGAGCCGACCAATCAAGATCACTTGACGGTGGGCGGCGGGCGTGTTGTCAGTGGCAGGTGCGAGGATGCCTCCAGCTACTGGCCGACGTGCCCGTGCGTGGTGGGGGAAGTCCGCGGTGGGGACCGCGCGGTCTCGTCCTCGTCGTCGCGGGTGCCCGCGCGGAAGGGACCGCTGACGGCGATGCAGATCCGGCTGACCGTCGTAGACCCGCTGGGACCGCCCTCGGAGCCGCGAGGACGTGCCACGGCCTGCGACGTGCTGGTCACGGCGCCCGCCGGGACGGCCCTGGCGGCCGTGGCCTCGGGCCTCGCCTCCGCCGTCGGCGACGGCGGCGGCGGCGCGGAGCGTCTCGAACGCGGCCGGGAGGTCGGCGGCGGACAGGTCGTGCTGTACGCCGGTGCCGAGCGCCTCGACGCCCAGCGCTGCACCCTGGGCGAGCCGCCCCTGATCGACGGCGCCGTGCTCTCCCTGGGCGCCCCCGCCGAATCGGGCCCCGAGGTCGACGAGGCCGCCGCGCAGCTGCATGTCGTGGCCGGCCCCGACGCGGGCGGTGTCCATCTGCTGCACGGCGGAAAGATCCACATCGGCCGTTCCGCCGACGCCGACGTCCCGCTCGACGACCCGGACGTCTCCCGCCTCCACTGCGCGGTCACCCTCGCCGGCGACGGCCGGGTCTCCGTCGTCGACCTCGGCTCCACCAACGGCACCACCCTCGACGGCACCCGCGTCGGCGACCGCCCGGTCCGTCTGGCCCCCGGCGCCCTCCTCCGCATCGGCGAGTCCGCCCTCCGCCTGGCCTCGTCCTCCGGGGCCCGCGGAATCACGACGGCACCCGACGGAGAGGGCCACGTCCGGGTGGCGGTCGGGGGTGCGGGGGCCGAGAGCGGCTTCGGCTCCGGATTCGGTTCTGGCTCCGGTTCTGGCTCCGGGGGAGCGGCTCGTGGGGCTGCGGATCCGGAGCGCGGTCGTGCCGAGCGGCGGACCGTGCCGGGGCAGGGCGGGGTACCCGGCATCGAGCGGACGTCGGAGCCGCCGTCGGAACGAACAACGGAACAAGCAGCGGAACGGACGTCGGGACGGACGTCGGGACGAACAGCCGGGGGCTCGGGGGTGCCGGCGCCCGCCACCGGGCGGGGAGCGGTGCCCGTTGCCCGTCGGGGGCCCGTGGACGAGGGCGCGCCGGGCGAGGGCCGGGCGGAAGCCCATGGCCGCGCCGACGACACCCGAGAGACCCAGGACGGCCGCGAGACCCGGGGCAGCCGTGAGCCCCGGGGCGACGACGACTCGTACGGCCCCGTCGAGTCCGGTACGCGCAAGGGCACCCCTCTTCGGGGGACGGACGTGCCGCGTGGGCTGCGTAAACGGGGTGGGTTCGGGGCCTGGGCCCGGCGGCTGGCCGGGGGGCGGGCGCAGGCGGGGGCCGAGTACGACCCGTACGAGTACGACGCGGAGTACGACGAGGACGAGCGAGGGGCGATGGCCTCGGTGCTCCCGGCGGGTGGCGAGCGGCAGCCGGAGACCTGGCCGGATCCGGCCGCGCTGCTGCTGACCGCGCTGGGGCCGGGCGCCCGGCTGTGGGAGCGGGGGCCGGGCCACCCGGAGGCGCTGACGGTGCGGCTGGGGACGACGGACCGGGCGGCGCCGGACGGCTCGGGGCTGTTGCCGGCGGTGCCGGTGACCACCGGGCTGCGGGAGGTCGGCGCGCTGGGGCTGGCCGGGCCGCGCCCCCGGCTGATGGGGCTGACCCGCGCGGTCGTGGCCCAGCTCGCCGCGCTGCACTCCCCCGACGCCCTGGAACTGGTCCTGATCAGCGCGGACCGCTCCCGCACCCCCCAGGAGCGCGCCGCCGACTGGTCCTGGCTCGGCTGGCTCCCCCATCTCCGACCCGCCCACGGCCAGGACTGCCGTCTCCTGCTCGCCTACGACCGCGAGCAGACGACGGCCCGGCTGGACGAGCTGCTGCGCCGCGTCGAGGACCACGCGGCGGACACGGCCGGGCACGCGCCCGGGAGCACGGCGGGCACGGGCGGCGGGCGTACGGCGGGTGGGGCCGAAGCCGGTTCCTCCGGGCCTCGGGCCGTGCGGCGGCCGTCGTGGGCCCGGGAGGACGGACCGGCGGGCAGTGGCTTCGACGGGCCGTACACGGTGGTGATCGTGGACGGGGACCCCGGGGGCGCCGATGTGCGGGAGGCCGTGGGGCGGCTGGCGCAGGAGGGGCCGTTCGCCGGGATCCATGTCGTGTGCCTGGCCGAGACGGAGTCGGCGTCGCCCGCGTCGCCGGTGACGGAGACGTACACGGCGGCCTGCGAGTTCTCACCGGCGTTCCGCGCGTGCGGGGCCGTCGCCCTGCTCAGCGGCGATGTCGCCACGGCGCTGCGGCTGCTGCGGGTCACCTCCGCCGGACACGGCACGAGGAGCGGCCCCGGGGGCACGGGACAAGGCGGCTCGGGTCGCACAGGGGCCACACGCACCGCGTCCTCCGCATCCCCCACTTCTTCCGGTTCCCCCACTTCTTCCGCTTCCCCGGCTGCCTCTTCGTCCGCTTCCTCCGCCGGTCACGCGCGCGGTGCGGAAGCCGGTGCCTCGTCGAGCCGTACGCACACCCACATCGATCTCGCGGGGGGCGCGCGCTCGGGTGCCGACGAGCGGACGCATCCCGGCACCCGGGACATCCCCGCGCTGGACGCGGACGACGCGCCCGGACTGCTGAACCACGGCACGGTGGCCACGCTGGACGCGGTGTCGGCGGCCTGGGCGGAGCGGTTCGCGCGGGCGCTGGCGCCGTTGCGGACGGACGGGGCGGCCGGGGACCGGCAGGCGCGGGTGTCGGCTCCGCTGCCGCAATCGGCGCGGCTGCTGGACGAGTTGGGGCTGGCGCGGGCCACCCCGGCGTCGCTGATGGCCCGGTGGGCGGACGCCGCCGACGACACGACGGCGCTCGGCGGGCGGGCCTGGGCCGTGCTCGGCGCGGGCCCGCGCGGGCCGGTCTCCGTGGACCTCGTCGCCGAGGGCCCGCATCTGCTGATCGAGGGGCCGGTCGGCAGCGGCCGTACGGAGCTGCTGCGGTCCGTGGCCGCGTCGCTGGCCGCCGCCGAGCGGCCCGACCGGCTGGGGATCGCCCTGGTGGACGGACGGGACGGCGGGGCAGGTGGCGCCGCCGGGACCGGCGGGGCGCGGACCGGGGAGGGGCTCGCGGTCTGTACGGACCTGCCCCATGTGGGGACGCATCTCACGGCCAACGACCCGGTCCGGATGCGGGAGTTCGCGCAGTCGCTGATCTCCGAGCTGAAGCGGCGGTACGAGTTGCTGGGCGGGCTGGGGTTCGGGGAGTGGCACACCCGGCGCGCGGTCTCCGGGCGGATCGTCCCGCAGCGTTCGGCGGCGTCGGGAGCCCCGGGGGCGGGGGCTTCGGGGTCCGGGGCCGCCCAGGCGGGGTCGGCCGGGGCGGCCGATCTCGACTCGTCCTCCAGTTCCACGCTGCGGCTGCGGCCGGCGGCGAGCCGCAGGAGCGCCGACCAGGACGGCAGGAGGGCGGCCGGGAAGAGCCCGGCCTCGGAGCTGCCCCGGCTCGTCGTCATCGTCGACGACCTGGACGCCCTGCTGTCGCCCCCGCTGGGTTCCACGGGGCGGCCGGCGGCCGGGTCGGTCGTACGGGCCCTGGAGGCGGTGGCCCGGGAGGGCGAGCGGCTCGGGGTGCATCTGGTCGCCACGACCGGGGCCGGTGGGCGTACGGGCGAGGGTGAGCTGGGGCGGGCGGCCGGTGGGCGGGTCGTGCTGAGCGCGCCCGTGCCGGGGCCGGACGAACCGGCTCCCGGGCGGGGGGAGTTGCTGGGCGAGGGAGAGCGTACGACCGCGTTCCAGGCGGGCCGCGTCACGGGGCGCATCCCGCGTACGGCGACCCTCCGGCCGACCGTCGTCCCGCTCGACTGGGCCCGCATGGGCGACCCGCCGGCCCGCCGCCCCGTCCGCGAGCTGGGCAACGGCCCCACCGACCTGGCGCTGCTGGCCAGCGCCCTGGACCGCGCGGCCAGGGAGGTCTCGGCGACGGAGGTCCCGTCCCTGCTCTGAGCGGCAGCGGGGAGGGGGCCGCAGGCCCCTCAAGGGGCGCGGGGAACGTCGCGAGCGACCACGACGGACCGGTCACCCGCCGACGACGAGGCACCCCCACGGCGATCAGGCACCCGGCCCCCGACCCCACTCCATGGTCACGACGCGGTCACGATCAAGACGTACACCCGGCAGGCGCCCTTGCCGCCCCCTCCCACCCGGCGTAGACCAGAGCGCACGGGACAGCGCTCTACGTTCGACGACGCACGGAGAACGGGGTCAGTGATGCGCAACATCCACCGCATTCGTCGCACTCTTCGCACGCTTCGTACAGCACACCAGCCCAACACCCCGCACAAGCGGGCCCATCCCCCCACGCACAACGCCCTCGCGGCCCTCGCCGCAGGCGTCCTCGCCCTCTCCCTCACCGCCTGCGGCGGCGGTGACGACGACAACGGGGACGAGGGCGACACCGGCACCGGCGGCAAGGAGGCCGGCGTCCAACTCCCCAAGCTGGACGGCCAGAAGCTGGAGGTCGCGGCCGTCTTCACCGGCCCGGAACTGGACAACTTCCAGAAGGTGCTGGACGAGTTCGAGAAACGCACCGGCGCCTCGGTGACGTTCGTACCGACCGGCAACAACACCTCCACGTTCCTCGGTACGAAGATCGAGGGCGGCAAGCCGCCGGACGTCGCGTTCCTGCCGCAGGTCGGTGTGTTGCACCAGTTCGCCGAGAAGGGCTGGGTGAAACCGCTCGGGGCCGATGCCCAGGCCCAGTTGGACAAGAACTTCTCGGCCGGCTGGAAGGACCTCGGCGCGTACGAGGGCAAGCAGTACGGCGTCTACGCGAAGGCCGCCAACAAGTCCCTGGTCTGGTACAACGCGGGGGCCTTCGAGGCGGCCGGGATCACCGGGGAGCCCAAGACCTGGGACGAGTTCCTGGAGACCGCGCAGACGCTCTCCGACGCCGGTACGCCCGCCGTGTCCGTCGGCGGCGCCGACGGCTGGACGCTCACCGACTGGTTCGAGAACGTGTACCTCTCGCAGGCCGGCCCGGAGAAGTACGACCAGCTGGCCAAGCACGAGATCAAGTGGACGGATCCCTCGGTCAGGGACGCCCTCACCACGCTCGCCGAGCTGTGGGGCAAGGACGATCTGCTGGCGGGCGGCTCCTCCGGGGCGCTGCAGACCGACTACATCAAGTCGATCACCAACACCTTCGCCGGGGACACCCAGGCCGGGATGGTCTTCGAGGGCGACTTCGTGGCCGTCACCGTCAACGGTGACACGGACGCGAAGATCGGCACGGACGCCAAGGTCTTCCCGTTCCCGGCGGTCGGCGACGACTCCCCCGTGGTCACCGGCGGCGACGCGGCCGTGGCGCTGAAGGACGGCGAGGGCGCGCAGGCGCTGCTCACCTTCCTCGCCTCGACCGACGCGGCGGAGATCTGGGCGGCGCAGGGCGGCTTCCTCTCCCCCAACAAGGAGATGGACGAGGCCAGTTACAAGGACGACGTCACCCGGGAGATCGCCAAGGCGCTGCTCGCGGCGGGCGACGACTTCCGCTTCGACATGTCCGACCAGGCCCCGGCGGCGTTCGGCGGCACCCAGGGCGTCGGCGAGTGGAAGGACCTGCAGGACTTCCTGAAGAACCCCGACGACGTGGCCGGTGCCCAGAAACAGCTGGAGACCGACGCGGCGAAGGCCTACGGGAACGGCTGACGGCCGCCTCATGCCGTCCGCCGTGACGAAGACGGCGGGGGGCGCCGGCGCGACGCCGACGCCCCCCGCCGCATCGCGCAAGAGCGTGACGAGGACCCGGCTGTGGGTGGCGGTGCTGTTTCTGCTGCCCGCGCTGGTGCTGCTCGGCGCGCTCGTGGTCTACCCGATCGGGTACTCGATCTGGCGGAGCCTGTTCGACGCGGACGGCTCGGGCTTCGTCGGCCTCGACAACTACGCGGACATCTTCTCCGA of Streptomyces phaeolivaceus contains these proteins:
- a CDS encoding FHA domain-containing protein, whose translation is MQIRLTVVDPLGPPSEPRGRATACDVLVTAPAGTALAAVASGLASAVGDGGGGAERLERGREVGGGQVVLYAGAERLDAQRCTLGEPPLIDGAVLSLGAPAESGPEVDEAAAQLHVVAGPDAGGVHLLHGGKIHIGRSADADVPLDDPDVSRLHCAVTLAGDGRVSVVDLGSTNGTTLDGTRVGDRPVRLAPGALLRIGESALRLASSSGARGITTAPDGEGHVRVAVGGAGAESGFGSGFGSGSGSGSGGAARGAADPERGRAERRTVPGQGGVPGIERTSEPPSERTTEQAAERTSGRTSGRTAGGSGVPAPATGRGAVPVARRGPVDEGAPGEGRAEAHGRADDTRETQDGRETRGSREPRGDDDSYGPVESGTRKGTPLRGTDVPRGLRKRGGFGAWARRLAGGRAQAGAEYDPYEYDAEYDEDERGAMASVLPAGGERQPETWPDPAALLLTALGPGARLWERGPGHPEALTVRLGTTDRAAPDGSGLLPAVPVTTGLREVGALGLAGPRPRLMGLTRAVVAQLAALHSPDALELVLISADRSRTPQERAADWSWLGWLPHLRPAHGQDCRLLLAYDREQTTARLDELLRRVEDHAADTAGHAPGSTAGTGGGRTAGGAEAGSSGPRAVRRPSWAREDGPAGSGFDGPYTVVIVDGDPGGADVREAVGRLAQEGPFAGIHVVCLAETESASPASPVTETYTAACEFSPAFRACGAVALLSGDVATALRLLRVTSAGHGTRSGPGGTGQGGSGRTGATRTASSASPTSSGSPTSSASPAASSSASSAGHARGAEAGASSSRTHTHIDLAGGARSGADERTHPGTRDIPALDADDAPGLLNHGTVATLDAVSAAWAERFARALAPLRTDGAAGDRQARVSAPLPQSARLLDELGLARATPASLMARWADAADDTTALGGRAWAVLGAGPRGPVSVDLVAEGPHLLIEGPVGSGRTELLRSVAASLAAAERPDRLGIALVDGRDGGAGGAAGTGGARTGEGLAVCTDLPHVGTHLTANDPVRMREFAQSLISELKRRYELLGGLGFGEWHTRRAVSGRIVPQRSAASGAPGAGASGSGAAQAGSAGAADLDSSSSSTLRLRPAASRRSADQDGRRAAGKSPASELPRLVVIVDDLDALLSPPLGSTGRPAAGSVVRALEAVAREGERLGVHLVATTGAGGRTGEGELGRAAGGRVVLSAPVPGPDEPAPGRGELLGEGERTTAFQAGRVTGRIPRTATLRPTVVPLDWARMGDPPARRPVRELGNGPTDLALLASALDRAAREVSATEVPSLL
- a CDS encoding ABC transporter substrate-binding protein; translation: MRNIHRIRRTLRTLRTAHQPNTPHKRAHPPTHNALAALAAGVLALSLTACGGGDDDNGDEGDTGTGGKEAGVQLPKLDGQKLEVAAVFTGPELDNFQKVLDEFEKRTGASVTFVPTGNNTSTFLGTKIEGGKPPDVAFLPQVGVLHQFAEKGWVKPLGADAQAQLDKNFSAGWKDLGAYEGKQYGVYAKAANKSLVWYNAGAFEAAGITGEPKTWDEFLETAQTLSDAGTPAVSVGGADGWTLTDWFENVYLSQAGPEKYDQLAKHEIKWTDPSVRDALTTLAELWGKDDLLAGGSSGALQTDYIKSITNTFAGDTQAGMVFEGDFVAVTVNGDTDAKIGTDAKVFPFPAVGDDSPVVTGGDAAVALKDGEGAQALLTFLASTDAAEIWAAQGGFLSPNKEMDEASYKDDVTREIAKALLAAGDDFRFDMSDQAPAAFGGTQGVGEWKDLQDFLKNPDDVAGAQKQLETDAAKAYGNG